The following are from one region of the Coffea eugenioides isolate CCC68of chromosome 2, Ceug_1.0, whole genome shotgun sequence genome:
- the LOC113764102 gene encoding protein FAR1-RELATED SEQUENCE 5 isoform X2, producing MENEVMDYDIGLGGSGGGGEDDGLYIEQEEDDPVVDGSPTAAGSSAGAGAMGGFQGSASLETYIPEADPDLEPYEGMEFESEEAAKAFYNSYARRVGFSTRVSSSRRSRKDGAIIQRSFVCAKEGFRNLNEKRTKDREIKRPRTITRVGCKASLSVKIQDSGKWLVSNFVREHNHQLVPPDQVHCLRSHRQISGPAKTLIDTLQAAGMGPRRIMSALIKEYGGISKVGFTEVDCRNYMRNNRQRSLEGDIQLLLDYLRQMQAENPNFFYAVQGEEDHATGNVFWADPKARANYTYFGDIVTFDTTYRSNRYRLPFAPFTGVNHHGQPVLFGCAFLINESEASFVWLFKTWLAAMSGCPPVSITTDHDSVIQSAVMQVLPDTRHRFCEWHIFKKCQEKLSHVFLKHPNFEADLQKCVNLTESIDEFESCWFSLLDKFELRDHEWLQALYSARSQWVPVYLRDTFFAEMSITQRSDSMNSYFDGYVNASTNLNQFFRLYEKALESRNEKEVKADYDTMNTSPTLRTPSPMEKQASELYTRKLFTRFQEELVGTLTFMASKAEDDGDVTTYQVAKFGEDHRDYCVRFNVLEMKAFCSCRMFEFSGLLCRHVLAVFRVTNVLTLPSHYILKRWTRNAKSSVLLEEHISDVFSSYLESHTVRYNTLRHEALKFVDEGAESVDLYNVAMAALAEASEKVDLETKNEGRISANNGRFRDDSRRNGIQANHKNRDQNKGSFAQQLSEEDMDTKIHELMQEVESANRRCEVYRGNLLSVLKDIEEHKQLLSIKVQNVKLSMRDGPQKILEALSVASCQDF from the exons ATGGAGAATGAGGTGATGGACTACGATATAGGTTTGGGAGGTTCAGGAGGTGGAGGTGAAGATGATGGCCTGTATATTGAACAGGAAGAGGATGACCCAGTGGTTGATGGTTCTCCCACTGCTGCCGGTAGTAGTGCTGGTGCTGGTGCTATGGGTGGCTTCCAGGGCAGTGCCTCTTTAGAAACTTATATTCCTGAGGCAGACCCTGATCTAGAACCTTACGAGGGGATGGAATTCGAATCAGAGGAGGCTGCTAAGGCTTTCTACAATTCATATGCCCGGCGTGTTGGCTTCAGTACCCGCGTCAGCTCCTCCCGTCGCTCCAGGAAGGATGGGGCCATCATCCAGAGGTCCTTTGTTTGTGCTAAAGAAGGGTTCCGCAACTTGAATGAGAAGCGCACCAAGGACCGAGAAATCAAGCGTCCCCGGACCATCACCCGTGTGGGTTGCAAGGCCTCTTTATCTGTCAAGATACAGGACTCTGGTAAATGGCTTGTGTCCAACTTTGTCAGAGAGCATAATCACCAGCTGGTCCCCCCAGACCAAGTCCATTGCCTCCGTTCTCATCGCCAAATCTCTGGTCCTGCCAAGACCTTGATTGATACCCTTCAGGCTGCTGGCATGGGCCCCCGCAGAATTATGTCTGCTCTCATTAAGGAGTATGGCGGTATTAGCAAGGTTGGATTCACGGAGGTCGATTGCAGAAATTACATGCGAAATAATCGTCAGAGGAGTCTCGAAGGAGATATTCAGCTGCTTCTGGATTATCTGAGGCAAATGCAGGCTGAGAACCCCAATTTCTTCTATGCAGTTCAGGGAGAAGAGGATCACGCTACTGGCAATGTCTTCTGGGCTGATCCTAAGGCCAGGGCCAACTATACTTACTTTGGGGATATTGTCACGTTTGACACGACTTACAGGTCCAACAGGTACAGATTACCCTTTGCACCGTTTACTGGGGTAAACCATCATGGACAGCCTGTTCTGTTTGGTTGTGCTTTCCTGATAAATGAGTCAGAAGCATCATTCGTATGGCTTTTCAAGACCTGGCTTGCGGCTATGTCTGGTTGTCCTCCAGTGTCCATCACCACTGATCATGATTCTGTAATTCAGTCAGCTGTCATGCAGGTTCTTCCTGACACTCGTCACCGTTTTTGCGAGTGGCATATATTCAAGAAATGCCAGGAGAAATTGTCCCACGTATTTCTTAAACATCCAAATTTTGAAGCAGACCTCCAAAAGTGTGTAAACTTGACAGAGTCCATTGACGAGTTTGAGTCCTGTTGGTTCTCTCttcttgataaatttgaacTTAGGGATCATGAGTGGCTTCAGGCACTTTATAGTGCTCGCAGTCAGTGGGTCCCTGTCTACCTGCGTGATACATTTTTTGCAGAAATGTCTATTACCCAGCGTAGTGACAGTATGAACTCATATTTTGACGGTTATGTGAATGCATCAACAAATTTGAATCAGTTCTTTAGATTGTATGAAAAAGCATTGGAAAGTCGCAATGAGAAAGAAGTTAAAGCAGATTATGATACAATGAATACTTCACCAACTTTAAGAACCCCGTCTCCTATGGAGAAACAAGCATCTGAGCTTTACACAAGGAAACTGTTTACGAGATTTCAGGAGGAGTTAGTAGGCACTTTGACTTTTATGGCATCCAAAGCAGAGGATGATGGAGATGTCACTACGTATCAGGTCGCGAAATTTGGGGAGGACCACAGAGATTACTGTGTCAGATTTAATGTTTTAGAGATGAAAGCTTTTTGTAGCTGCCGAATGTTTGAGTTTTCTGGCCTTCTTTGTAGACATGTATTGGCAGTCTTTAGGGTGACAAACGTTCTTACTCTTCCATCACATTACATCTTGAAGCGATGGACGAGAAATGCCAAGAGCAGTGTTCTATTAGAAGAACATATTAGTGATGTATTTAGCAGCTACCTGGAGTCACATACTGTTCGATATAACACTTTACGGCATGAAGCCTTAAAATTTGTAGATGAAGGAGCAGAATCTGTTGACTTGTACAATGTGGCAATGGCAGCTCTGGCAGAGGCTTCTGAGAAAGTTGACCTGGAGACAAAAAATGAGGGGAGGATTTCTGCAAATAATGGACGTTTTAGGGATGACTCTAGGAGGAATGGGATCCAGGCAAATCATAAAAACCGGGATCAAAATAAAGGCAGCTTTGCCCAACAACTTTCTGAG GAAGACATGGATACGAAAATTCATGAACTTATGCAAGAGGTGGAATCTGCTAATCGAAGATGTGAAGTTTATCGTGGAAATCTTCTCTCGGTTTTGAAGGATATAGAGGAACATAAGCAGCTACTGTCCATTAAAGTCCAGAATGTCAAACTTAGCATGCGGGATGGTCCTCAAAAG ATACTGGAAGCTTTGTCTGTTGCTTCCTGCCAGGACTTTTGA
- the LOC113763673 gene encoding uncharacterized protein LOC113763673 isoform X2, whose translation MLRPRNFFISSASAFFHHRHGHLLPSQQRWISSTSQLHFSWMDKIKGVFTGQKTSPDTTSTSSESFTLLRFADELSKARKVGAFKQYIVGRSSEATFSDAFEKQEAIIRYLGGFDATGENLLTSQKQEAAKHCNCTIADVENALAKFTWAKEAQRKIEKLKEEGKPMPKSLDEVQKLMGSTPMDVARSNLAKSGQISRNAPCPCGSKKLYKR comes from the exons ATGCTTCGTCCGAGAAATTTCTTCATCTCTTCAGCCTCCGCATTCTTCCATCACCGTCACGGCCACCTTCTTCCTTCACAGCAACGATGGATCTCCTCCACGTCGCAGCTCCATTTCTCGTGGATGGACAAGATCAAAGGGGTCTTCACCGGTCAAAAGACTTCACCCGATACCACCTCCACCTCTTCAGAGTCCTTCACTCTCCTCC GGTTTGCGGATGAGTTGAGCAAAGCTAGGAAGGTAGGGGCATTCAAGCAGTATATAGTGGGGCGAAGTAGTGAAGCTACTTTTTCAGACGCTTTTGAAAAGCAGGAAGCTATAATTCGTTATCTAGGGGGTTTTGACGCTACTGGAGAG AATCTCCTAACAAGCCAAAAGCAAGAGGCTGCAAAGCACTGTAATTGCACAATAGCAGATGTTGAAAATGCACTGGCAAAGTTTACATGGGCTAAAGAAGCACAGAGAAAAATTGAGAAGTTAAAGGAAGAGGGTAAACCAATGCCGAAGAGTTTGGATGAG GTCCAGAAGTTGATGGGATCAACCCCAATGGATGTTGCTCGGTCAAACTTGGCTAAGAGTGGGCAAATAAGTAGGAATGCACCTTGTCCTTGTGGGTCCAAAAAGTTATACAAAAG GTAA
- the LOC113763673 gene encoding uncharacterized protein LOC113763673 isoform X1: MLRPRNFFISSASAFFHHRHGHLLPSQQRWISSTSQLHFSWMDKIKGVFTGQKTSPDTTSTSSESFTLLRFADELSKARKVGAFKQYIVGRSSEATFSDAFEKQEAIIRYLGGFDATGENLLTSQKQEAAKHCNCTIADVENALAKFTWAKEAQRKIEKLKEEGKPMPKSLDEVQKLMGSTPMDVARSNLAKSGQISRNAPCPCGSKKLYKRCCGKDGKSLGQTKL; encoded by the exons ATGCTTCGTCCGAGAAATTTCTTCATCTCTTCAGCCTCCGCATTCTTCCATCACCGTCACGGCCACCTTCTTCCTTCACAGCAACGATGGATCTCCTCCACGTCGCAGCTCCATTTCTCGTGGATGGACAAGATCAAAGGGGTCTTCACCGGTCAAAAGACTTCACCCGATACCACCTCCACCTCTTCAGAGTCCTTCACTCTCCTCC GGTTTGCGGATGAGTTGAGCAAAGCTAGGAAGGTAGGGGCATTCAAGCAGTATATAGTGGGGCGAAGTAGTGAAGCTACTTTTTCAGACGCTTTTGAAAAGCAGGAAGCTATAATTCGTTATCTAGGGGGTTTTGACGCTACTGGAGAG AATCTCCTAACAAGCCAAAAGCAAGAGGCTGCAAAGCACTGTAATTGCACAATAGCAGATGTTGAAAATGCACTGGCAAAGTTTACATGGGCTAAAGAAGCACAGAGAAAAATTGAGAAGTTAAAGGAAGAGGGTAAACCAATGCCGAAGAGTTTGGATGAG GTCCAGAAGTTGATGGGATCAACCCCAATGGATGTTGCTCGGTCAAACTTGGCTAAGAGTGGGCAAATAAGTAGGAATGCACCTTGTCCTTGTGGGTCCAAAAAGTTATACAAAAG GTGCTGCGGAAAGGATGGGAAAAGTTTAGGTCAAACAAAGCTATAA
- the LOC113764102 gene encoding protein FAR1-RELATED SEQUENCE 5 isoform X1, giving the protein MENEVMDYDIGLGGSGGGGEDDGLYIEQEEDDPVVDGSPTAAGSSAGAGAMGGFQGSASLETYIPEADPDLEPYEGMEFESEEAAKAFYNSYARRVGFSTRVSSSRRSRKDGAIIQRSFVCAKEGFRNLNEKRTKDREIKRPRTITRVGCKASLSVKIQDSGKWLVSNFVREHNHQLVPPDQVHCLRSHRQISGPAKTLIDTLQAAGMGPRRIMSALIKEYGGISKVGFTEVDCRNYMRNNRQRSLEGDIQLLLDYLRQMQAENPNFFYAVQGEEDHATGNVFWADPKARANYTYFGDIVTFDTTYRSNRYRLPFAPFTGVNHHGQPVLFGCAFLINESEASFVWLFKTWLAAMSGCPPVSITTDHDSVIQSAVMQVLPDTRHRFCEWHIFKKCQEKLSHVFLKHPNFEADLQKCVNLTESIDEFESCWFSLLDKFELRDHEWLQALYSARSQWVPVYLRDTFFAEMSITQRSDSMNSYFDGYVNASTNLNQFFRLYEKALESRNEKEVKADYDTMNTSPTLRTPSPMEKQASELYTRKLFTRFQEELVGTLTFMASKAEDDGDVTTYQVAKFGEDHRDYCVRFNVLEMKAFCSCRMFEFSGLLCRHVLAVFRVTNVLTLPSHYILKRWTRNAKSSVLLEEHISDVFSSYLESHTVRYNTLRHEALKFVDEGAESVDLYNVAMAALAEASEKVDLETKNEGRISANNGRFRDDSRRNGIQANHKNRDQNKGSFAQQLSEEDMDTKIHELMQEVESANRRCEVYRGNLLSVLKDIEEHKQLLSIKVQNVKLSMRDGPQKAILSESVWKTRMLKA; this is encoded by the exons ATGGAGAATGAGGTGATGGACTACGATATAGGTTTGGGAGGTTCAGGAGGTGGAGGTGAAGATGATGGCCTGTATATTGAACAGGAAGAGGATGACCCAGTGGTTGATGGTTCTCCCACTGCTGCCGGTAGTAGTGCTGGTGCTGGTGCTATGGGTGGCTTCCAGGGCAGTGCCTCTTTAGAAACTTATATTCCTGAGGCAGACCCTGATCTAGAACCTTACGAGGGGATGGAATTCGAATCAGAGGAGGCTGCTAAGGCTTTCTACAATTCATATGCCCGGCGTGTTGGCTTCAGTACCCGCGTCAGCTCCTCCCGTCGCTCCAGGAAGGATGGGGCCATCATCCAGAGGTCCTTTGTTTGTGCTAAAGAAGGGTTCCGCAACTTGAATGAGAAGCGCACCAAGGACCGAGAAATCAAGCGTCCCCGGACCATCACCCGTGTGGGTTGCAAGGCCTCTTTATCTGTCAAGATACAGGACTCTGGTAAATGGCTTGTGTCCAACTTTGTCAGAGAGCATAATCACCAGCTGGTCCCCCCAGACCAAGTCCATTGCCTCCGTTCTCATCGCCAAATCTCTGGTCCTGCCAAGACCTTGATTGATACCCTTCAGGCTGCTGGCATGGGCCCCCGCAGAATTATGTCTGCTCTCATTAAGGAGTATGGCGGTATTAGCAAGGTTGGATTCACGGAGGTCGATTGCAGAAATTACATGCGAAATAATCGTCAGAGGAGTCTCGAAGGAGATATTCAGCTGCTTCTGGATTATCTGAGGCAAATGCAGGCTGAGAACCCCAATTTCTTCTATGCAGTTCAGGGAGAAGAGGATCACGCTACTGGCAATGTCTTCTGGGCTGATCCTAAGGCCAGGGCCAACTATACTTACTTTGGGGATATTGTCACGTTTGACACGACTTACAGGTCCAACAGGTACAGATTACCCTTTGCACCGTTTACTGGGGTAAACCATCATGGACAGCCTGTTCTGTTTGGTTGTGCTTTCCTGATAAATGAGTCAGAAGCATCATTCGTATGGCTTTTCAAGACCTGGCTTGCGGCTATGTCTGGTTGTCCTCCAGTGTCCATCACCACTGATCATGATTCTGTAATTCAGTCAGCTGTCATGCAGGTTCTTCCTGACACTCGTCACCGTTTTTGCGAGTGGCATATATTCAAGAAATGCCAGGAGAAATTGTCCCACGTATTTCTTAAACATCCAAATTTTGAAGCAGACCTCCAAAAGTGTGTAAACTTGACAGAGTCCATTGACGAGTTTGAGTCCTGTTGGTTCTCTCttcttgataaatttgaacTTAGGGATCATGAGTGGCTTCAGGCACTTTATAGTGCTCGCAGTCAGTGGGTCCCTGTCTACCTGCGTGATACATTTTTTGCAGAAATGTCTATTACCCAGCGTAGTGACAGTATGAACTCATATTTTGACGGTTATGTGAATGCATCAACAAATTTGAATCAGTTCTTTAGATTGTATGAAAAAGCATTGGAAAGTCGCAATGAGAAAGAAGTTAAAGCAGATTATGATACAATGAATACTTCACCAACTTTAAGAACCCCGTCTCCTATGGAGAAACAAGCATCTGAGCTTTACACAAGGAAACTGTTTACGAGATTTCAGGAGGAGTTAGTAGGCACTTTGACTTTTATGGCATCCAAAGCAGAGGATGATGGAGATGTCACTACGTATCAGGTCGCGAAATTTGGGGAGGACCACAGAGATTACTGTGTCAGATTTAATGTTTTAGAGATGAAAGCTTTTTGTAGCTGCCGAATGTTTGAGTTTTCTGGCCTTCTTTGTAGACATGTATTGGCAGTCTTTAGGGTGACAAACGTTCTTACTCTTCCATCACATTACATCTTGAAGCGATGGACGAGAAATGCCAAGAGCAGTGTTCTATTAGAAGAACATATTAGTGATGTATTTAGCAGCTACCTGGAGTCACATACTGTTCGATATAACACTTTACGGCATGAAGCCTTAAAATTTGTAGATGAAGGAGCAGAATCTGTTGACTTGTACAATGTGGCAATGGCAGCTCTGGCAGAGGCTTCTGAGAAAGTTGACCTGGAGACAAAAAATGAGGGGAGGATTTCTGCAAATAATGGACGTTTTAGGGATGACTCTAGGAGGAATGGGATCCAGGCAAATCATAAAAACCGGGATCAAAATAAAGGCAGCTTTGCCCAACAACTTTCTGAG GAAGACATGGATACGAAAATTCATGAACTTATGCAAGAGGTGGAATCTGCTAATCGAAGATGTGAAGTTTATCGTGGAAATCTTCTCTCGGTTTTGAAGGATATAGAGGAACATAAGCAGCTACTGTCCATTAAAGTCCAGAATGTCAAACTTAGCATGCGGGATGGTCCTCAAAAG GCTATTTTGTCTGAGTCTGTCTGGAAAACTAGGATGCTGAAGGCATAA
- the LOC113760093 gene encoding aldehyde oxidase GLOX — MGTKIVTLVLLPFFFSLHLVLATTRFPATSLATAIQGEWRLLQECIGISAMHMQLLHNNRVIMFDRTDFGNSNISLPGGRCRRDPHDVALKTDCTAHSVLYDIGTNNFRPLMVQTDTWCSSGAVLEDGTLVQTGGYNDGDHVVRKFSPCGGEDCDWVEFPNALMRRRWYATNQILPDGRIIIVGGRGQFNYEFYSQPATGSYDLEFLKETKDEGENNLYPFLHLLPDGNLFIFANTRSILFDYRQSKVVREFPQIPGDASRNYPSSGSSVLLPINENGPIEAEIMVCGGAPHGAFTSARQGYFIRASSTCGRLKVTDQNPAWEMETMPMARVMGDMLLLPTGDVIIINGASSGTAGWENARNPVTRPVIYKPHAMQHNRFSVMETAQRPRMYHSSATLLIDGRVLVGGSNPHVYYKFTGVQFPTDLSLEAFSPPYSAQLHDPVRPRIVGMAENITYQRKFSVTFSVNNFLKVASLSVRIIAPSFTTHSFSMNQRMVILKFVEAVNVASSTYRITAIGPSSPEIAPKGYYMLFVVHEDIPSTGMWVNVV; from the coding sequence ATGGGTACAAAAATTGTCACCCTCGTTCTATTGCCATTCTTTTTCTCCCTCCATCTCGTTCTGGCAACAACCAGATTCCCAGCAACCTCACTGGCTACAGCTATTCAAGGAGAATGGCGTCTCTTGCAGGAATGTATTGGCATATCAGCAATGCATATGCAACTCTTGCACAACAACAGAGTTATTATGTTTGATAGGACTGACTTTGGCAATTCTAATATCTCTCTTCCGGGCGGGCGCTGTCGTCGTGATCCACATGACGTAGCACTTAAAACGGACTGCACAGCTCACTCTGTTCTGTATGACATTGGCACCAATAACTTTAGGCCGTTAATGGTACAGACAGATACTTGGTGCTCTTCAGGGGCAGTCCTCGAAGATGGAACACTGGTTCAAACAGGTGGATACAATGATGGAGATCATGTTGTACGAAAATTTTCCCCTTGTGGTGGTGAAGATTGTGATTGGGTTGAGTTTCCAAATGCTCTTATGAGACGTAGATGGTATGCAACAAATCAGATTCTGCCTGATGGAAGAATAATCATAGTTGGGGGGAGAGGACAGTTTAATTATGAGTTTTATTCTCAACCTGCAACCGGTTCCTATGATCTGGAGTTTCTTAAAGAAACCAAGGATGAAGGTGAGAATAACTTGTATCCATTTCTCCATCTCTTACCAGACGGAAACttgttcatttttgcaaacACAAGGTCCATTTTGTTTGACTACCGTCAAAGCAAGGTTGTCAGGGAGTTTCCTCAGATTCCTGGTGATGCTTCCAGGAACTATCCTAGTTCAGGCTCATCAGTGCTGCTTCCTATCAACGAAAATGGTCCAATAGAGGCAGAGATCATGGTCTGCGGCGGTGCACCTCACGGGGCGTTCACGAGTGCAAGGCAGGGATATTTCATCCGTGCAAGCTCCACATGTGGTCGCCTAAAAGTCACTGACCAAAATCCTGCCTGGGAAATGGAGACAATGCCCATGGCACGAGTAATGGGTGACATGCTACTTCTTCCTACTGGAGATGTCATCATAATCAATGGTGCAAGTTCAGGAACTGCAGGTTGGGAAAATGCAAGAAATCCTGTCACAAGGCCAGTGATCTACAAGCCCCACGCAATGCAACATAATCGGTTCTCAGTTATGGAAACTGCACAAAGGCCAAGAATGTACCATTCTTCTGCTACACTACTCATTGACGGAAGAGTGCTAGTTGGAGGAAGCAATCCACATGTATACTACAAATTTACTGGTGTACAATTTCCAACTGACCTGAGCTTGGAAGCCTTTTCTCCACCTTACTCAGCACAGCTGCATGATCCAGTGAGACCGAGGATTGTTGGAATGGCTGAAAATATAACATACCAGCGGAAGTTTTCAGTGACTTTCTCAGTCAACAATTTTCTGAAAGTGGCAAGTTTATCAGTGAGAATCATTGCACCATCTTTTACTACACATTCTTTCTCAATGAACCAAAGAATGGTGATTTTGAAGTTTGTTGAGGCCGTTAATGTTGCCTCAAGTACTTATAGGATTACTGCAATTGGACCATCCTCACCTGAGATTGCACCAAAAGGATACTACATGCTCTTCGTGGTGCATGAAGATATACCTAGTACTGGGATGTGGGTGAACGTTGTCTAA
- the LOC113763580 gene encoding probable RNA helicase SDE3: MSRVQKVNRNDECSVIGDKGEISFIDFELDGPVCSDDQNEEDPVIISTPFPFTRGKPRSAFVGETSYDAVTITNTTREPVPLWGVKIFGSNPADSFTISLLKPPSMDSDDEYIKRFLEGFSLEDRTLQPEKTLTIWLSCKPKDIGLHTSIVHFDVGDERIERVIFLLAEDKVSQSLASRKSYAKYQRNRQSTSETFARYTAKRSSRGWKYKLRQFEMPEGTRKLLEDKQIPAVILENLTKENYASYFGTLLYMEELHLEKEMRNYDMRTVELRRRKGNLMAIEVPGLAERRPSLIHGDFVFVEPAYQQRNGLNFQYQGSIYRIEADEVLLKFGKDFHMQNHPGSFYNIWFTFNRINLQRLHQAVESAQYLDIDFLFPSQLKEQSSNGMPVTPFTSLNQQQLQAVEKILSSEGAPPYVIHGPPGTGKTVTLVEAILQLYTTRKNTRILVCAASNSAADYILEKLVMNGIVEVKDKEIFRLNATSRQYEDVRPDCIRFCYFEDSIFKCPPLEALMCYRIIISTYMSSSLLYAEGISCGHFSHIFLDEAGQVSEPETMVPMSNLCQRETVVVLAGDPKQLGPVVFSRNAMTYGLGKSYLERLFECNYYSRGDPNFITTLVSNYRCHPAILHLPSKLFYEGELLACKEDTSSAKSWLGILPHEEFPILFVGIQGCDEREGFNPSWFNRIEASKVVNLIIKLRALSDLREGDIGVITPYRQQVVKIVNVLESEDIFGIKVGSVEQFQGQEKEVIIISTVRSTSRHNEHDKTFSLGFLTNPRRFNVALTRAKSLLVIVGNPHIISKDFYWHKLLWYCKDNNSYQGCPLSERELDMVEDLAPEH, translated from the exons ATGAGTAGAGTTCAAAAGGTGAACAGGAATGATGAATGCTCTGTTATTGGAGACAAAGGTGAGATCAGCTTTATCGATTTTGAGCTTGATGGTCCTGTTTGCTCTGATGACCAAAATGAAGAGGATCCAGTGATAATCTCAACTCCTTTTCCCTTTACCCGAGGGAAGCCTCGGTCTGCTTTTGTTGGGGAGACTTCTTATGATGCAGTCACTATAACTAATACAACTAGAGAGCCTGTGCCACTTTGGGGAGTGAAAATTTTTGGTTCAAACCCTGCAGACTCGTTCACTATATCACTGCTGAAACCACCTTCAATGGATTCTGATGATGAATACATTAAAAGGTTTCTGGAGGGATTTTCTCTTGAAGATAGAACCCTTCAGCCAGAAAAAACGCTCACCATTTGGTTATCTTGCAAACCTAAAGACATTGGATTGCACACAAGTATAGTGCATTTTGATGTAGGGGATGAAAGGATAGAGCGTGTGATATTTCTCTTGGCTGAGGACAAGGTTTCCCAGTCTCTGGCTTCAAGGAAGTCATATGCGAAATATCAAAGAAATAGACAATCTACTTCTGAAACATTTGCTAGATATACAGCAAAGAGATCCAGCAGAGGGTGGAAATATAAGCTTCGTCAGTTTGAAATGCCAGAAGGAACTAGGAAGTTATTAGAAGATAAGCAAATCCCTGCAGTTATATTAGAAAACTTAACGAAGGAGAATTATGCTTCTTATTTCGGCACCTTACTATACATGGAAGAGCTACATTTGGAG AAAGAAATGAGGAATTACGACATGAGGACTGTGGAACTGAGACGAAGGAAGGGTAACTTAATGGCTATTGAGGTCCCTGGACTGGCAGAGAGAAGGCCTTCACTTATACATGGTGACTTTGTATTTGTTGAGCCAGCCTACCAGCAGAGAAATGGTCTTAATTTCCAGTATCAG GGTTCCATCTACCGGATTGAGGCTGATGAAGTTCTTTTGAAATTTGGCAAGGACTTTCACATGCAAAATCACCCAGGGAGTTTTTACAATATTTGGTTTACTTTCAATAGGATAAACTTGCAGAGATTACATCAAGCAGTTGAATCTGCACAATACCTGGACATAGATTTCCTGTTCCCCTCCCAACTTAAAGAACAGTCAAGTAATGGGATGCCAGTCACGCCTTTTACAAGTCTCAATCAGCAGCAGCTGCAAGCTGTTGAGAAGATCCTTAGTTCTGAAGGGGCACCTCCTTATGTCATCCATGGACCTCCAGGTACTGGCAAAACAGTGACTTTGGTAGAAGCAATCCTACAACTTTATACAACAAGAAAGAATACCCGCATTCTTGTTTGTGCTGCTTCAAACAGTGCAGCCGACTACATTTTAGAGAAACTTGTTATGAATGGAATTGTTGAAGTAAAAGATAAAGAGATCTTCAGGCTCAATGCCACCAGCCGTCAATATGAAGATGTTCGGCCAGATTGCATTCGGTTTTGCTATTTTGAGGACTCTATTTTCAAATGTCCTCCTTTGGAGGCCTTAATGTGTTACAGGATCATCATCTCTACTTATATGAGTTCATCTCTCCTTTATGCAGAAGGTATAAGTTGTGGTCACTTCTCCCATATATTCTTAGATGAAGCTGGTCAAGTTTCAGAACCAGAAACCATGGTACCTATGTCCAACCTTTGTCAAAGGGAAACTGTTGTTGTTCTTGCAGGAGACCCCAAGCAATTAGGCCCTGTTGTATTTTCCAGAAATGCAATGACTTATGGCTTGGGAAAATCTTACTTAGAAAGACTTTTTGAATGTAACTACTATTCACGTGGGGATCCAAATTTCATCACGACATTAGTTAGTAATTATAGATGTCATCCTGCAATTCTTCATCTCCCCTCAAAACTATTCTATGAAGGGGAGTTGCTTGCATGCAAAGAAGATACTTCTTCGGCAAAGTCTTGGCTAGGTATTCTTCCTCATGAAGAGTTTCCTATTCTCTTTGTTGGCATTCAGGGATGTGATGAGAGAGAAGGGTTCAACCCCTCATGGTTTAACAGGATTGAGGCAAGCAAGGTGGTTAACTTGATCATAAAGCTGAGAGCCTTGTCAGATCTAAGAGAAGGAGACATTGGTGTAATAACACCTTACCGTCAACAAGTGGTTAAGATTGTCAATGTACTTGAATCAGAAGATATATTTGGCATTAAAGTTGGGAGTGTTGAGCAGTTTCAGGGACAAGAGAAAGAAGTTATAATTATCTCTACAGTCCGGTCAACTAGCAGACACAACGAGCATGACAAAACGTTCAGCCTTGGATTCCTTACTAATCCTAGAAGGTTTAATGTTGCACTTACACGTGCAAAATCATTGCTTGTCATAGTGGGCAATCCACACATTATCAGTAAG GATTTTTATTGGCATAAGCTTTTGTGGTACTGCAAGGACAATAATTCCTACCAAGGTTGTCCTTTGTCTGAAAGAGAACTTGATATGGTGGAAGACCTAGCGCCAGAGCACTGA